In Deltaproteobacteria bacterium, the DNA window GGACGTGCAGCGCGGATCACGTCCAACATCTGCTGGTTTTCCTCATCACTGAACCGTTCACGAAAAGGGGGTGAATATGTACCGCACACTTCAATCCCGGGGTAATCCCTGGCAATCCTGGACCGGATCAAGGAGAGGACGTTTTCCGATGAACCAAGGAAGAAATACTTAAGGCCACCCACTCTTTCCGCCAATTCCGTAAACCGTAAAAAAAAATCCGTCCCGGCGACCTTTTCCCTGACCGGAGGAGAAGTATCCAATACCCTGGTAGCCATCAATATTCCCGTCCCGTCCGGGATGAGAATGTCGGCCTGCTGCAAAGCAGTTCTGAACGCCACATCTTTCGAGGCAACCACCAACGAGTGTGGATTCGCGGTTGCCATATACCGGACTGCGTCATGATTCTTTACCCAAGACAATGCTTCCGCCACATCGCTTTCCAATCCTGCGGCACTGATCCGATATCCGAATAACTCCATTCTTCCGGGTCTCGCACCTCGCCCGTCCGGTTTCAAGCCAAGAGCCCGCTTCTCCCCGGAAACATTTGTCGGTGACACCGTAGGGGTATCAATGTCGCTTGCGCTTTTCAAAGTCCTCCCGTGCCCTGCTGTAAATACCCATGAGCATTTCCAGATTCTTTTCGGCGGTGTATTTCTCCAGAAAGATTTCGCGCGCCTTCATCCCCATCCGGCGTGCCAGTTCCGGTCGTTCTACAAGGTGGTTGACTCGTTGCGCGAGACCCACTGGGTCACCGGCTTCGAAATGTAGCCCCGTCTCCCCATCCAGGACGATTTCAGCAAGGCTTCCGATCCGGGAAGCAACCACGGGAGTGCCGCAGGCGTAGGCTTCCAGGATCACCATCGGAAATCCCTCGTAGCACTCGGACGGAACAATTTGAAGACAAGCACCGCTGACTACCGAGAGAACCTCGTCTCGATGCACCCCCCCGAGAAACTCGGCATTGATCCCTTGCGCACGAACCTGCGCCTCCAGTTCTCCGCGAAAAGGTCCGTCTCCCAATATTCTCAACGGGAGTCCGTGGACAGAACGCCAAGCCGAAAGCAGCGTCCTTACCCCTTTTTCCAGACTCAAGCGCCCCACGAATACTGCATATTTGCCCCGATCCTTCCCTGGAGTCTGGTTGAAATTACCGGGGATAAAATTCGGTTTCACATGGACACGCTCTGCAGGCAGTCCAGCTTCAACCATCGTCTTGCGCTGGAATTTCGTCAGCGCGATGAAGGCATCCACATGCCTCGTCCAAGTCCCCAAGTTTCGATGAAGCGCAACGCTGAAAGCCAATGGCAGTGTGGATAAACGACTATTGCGATAGCACCCATACCGCACAGCTGGCCATACAGATTGTGTGTCCAGACACTCCGTGCAAACACGCCCTGCCCTTATGGGAATTGCCGCCGGGCAGAACAGACGGTAGTTATGTAACGTCAGCACCATTGGTACCCGTGTACCGATAGCATGGAAAATCGCCGGGGATAAGAGCGGAAATGTGTTATGCACATGAACCACGTCTGGCTGGAAACCGTATACCACGCGCTGTAGCGCCCGCGCCGCCCAAGGGTTCCACGGGGTACTTAGCGCACCCTTTACCTCTCCGAAAAACCCCTTAGAGCGAATCTCATCGCTGTGTCGAACATACTCTAAAACTTTATGTCCGCGCTGCCGCAGCAGGTCCCTCTCGATTTCGAAGACCTGATTCTCTCCAGATGGGGCGGTTGAACCGTAGTAATTGTGCGCAAGCAATATTTTCATCGGGAAAGCGATTCGTATCGGATGGGGACATCTCCAGGCGAATTACAACCCGCAACCTTTGCCCGATAAATTCGATCCAGGCAAATTGCCTTCTCCTCCCACGAGAAATCCAAGGATCTGCGTAAAGCACCACGTGCCAACTCCCGTCTCCTTTGCTCGTCTCGTGCTAACCGCTCGATGGCCTGGGCCATGGCATCAATGGTTCTGTTTGGTGTAGTAACCGGAATCTTGATGCCGCAGGATTCGTCCACCACATCCGCGAACCCGCAATGGTCCAGGCAGATGATAGGAAGACCCATGGCTAACGCTTCAACAGTGACTGTGGAGGTGAGATCCCGCAGGCTCGTGATTAGCATGGTGTGCGCCGTACCCATGATGTCCAGCACTTTGTCCCTCGTCACCTTGCCATGAAAAAGGCAGCGCGAGGCAATACCTAACCGGTTAGCCAGTCTCTGCCAATGCACCATTCGGGGGCCAGCACCAAGGATGTGAATCTCCCAATCCACATCATCCGGCAGTCGGCCAAGGGCCCCCAGACCCAGGTTTAAGGCCTTTCTTGGGATATGTTGCCCGACCCAGACCAAGCGGAACGGTTCACCTTTCGTTCTCTCTGGAATATTTATGACCGGTTCGCGCGGAAGCCCCACCTCGCAGATGACCGAACTGCGACATCCCCAATACTTAAGGGCACCATCACGATTCTCCGGCGTAGCGGTAATCAAACCGATACCAGCCACTCTGGCTGCTTCCCTTGGACGAGACAGGTTTTTCATCTGAAACCAATTGTAGAGGTTGTAGCCAACGCAATAGATTGATCCGTACCAGCCAACAACATGCATAAACTTCCAGGGGAACAACCCCATACCCCCAACCGGTCCCCATACGAAAGGAATCCCCAGTTTCGACATGTACCCGGGCTCGCGAAAGCCGACCATCGTCAACTGATGAACCAGATCAAATCCCACTTCACGGTGCAGTTCCTGCGCCAGATGGTAGGCATCCTCATGCCAGCGGCGGTAATACCAGTAATAAGAGGGGGGCCAGAACTTGCGTAATAACCTGTTGCGCTGCTTGCGAACAAAAAAGAAACGCACCGAACGCCCCAATTGGGGATCAGCCATCAGGTTCCGTTCGATATCCTCCCTGAACTTCTCCTCCTCAACAATCACCCATAGGTCGTGGCAGCGGGCCAAGGCAGATACGAACCCCCAACCGACTCCGGGTTCGGAGCCTCTGAACGGGCTGCACGCATAGGCCACGACCAGAACTTTCAATCGTTGGTTCAATTCCATCTCACGGCTAGTCCTTCAAGAAGGGAATGGTAAAGCGGAGCGGGCTGTTGGGAAGTCCGCTGCAGCAACCACAACGCCCAGTAGACTGATATATCTTCGATCGGCACATCGGCCTTCAAAGCCACGTCACGGGCAAAGTTCATTGCCTTAGCTGCAGTATTTCTCGGACCCGGAAACCTGGATACATGAACAGCGCGCGCCACCATGAAATAGAAGGCATCGGTCAAGGCCATGCCCCATTCCCTGCTCTCCTCCCAATCGAAGACAAAAAAACCTTCCTTCGTCCATTCGCAGTTCCAGGGGGCAAAGTCTCCGTGAATTCGATTTCCCCAGATGTAAAGCCCCCCGCGGGCCAAGGCTTCCAACCGGACACGCACTTCCGCATAAGCCAGCCAACCCCGCTGGCGCGCGTTACCGCACGTGATCAACTCCGAATGCTCCAATATCTCGCTCAGTGGCATGTATTTTTGATGTATGCGGGACAACTCCACCAGGAAATCCGCCGCCGCCTGCATGAGGCGGTTCGCCGAGACGCGCTGCCGCGGCCTATATTCCAGATGCAAGGTGATCATCCCGCCCTGCTCCACCACACCGAGCAGAGCCGGTACCTGACCGGCGAGCGGGGTCCGGCTCAAGACAACCAACGCAGCGGCTTCATTGCGTAATGCGGCATGCGCCTTAGGGGTCTCCCCGCACTTCAATACCAACTGCGGTCCACAGCCCAACGAGAGAACGACGGTCTTCCGGTTGTCGTCCGGCGTGCCAAGATAGAGAGCGAATGCCTCGTGGCCCACCGGAGGATCCAAGTCAAACCCAGCCAGTCGTGCCCCCTGGGGCAGGGTGCTCAAATTTTTAATAGCAATGCACAGGGATCTGGCCCGTAAAGGTCGAAGGATACCACCCGCTGCAAGCCCCTTGAGCACAATCACCCCGATCCGAGCAAGCAGGCGCCCCGGCCGGTGAATGCTAAGCGCGCTGGAGATATGCGAAGGTGAGCTTAGCGGGACTACTACCCGCGGGTTACGGGGGGACATCAACCCATACTCTCGCACCACGGGGTATTGGCCGGCCAGCCTCCGGTACCAGGCAGTCACCGACGAACCGCGTCCGACAACGCAGATTGCACCGACCTTCCCCAAGTCCGCCCGATCCCCAACGGGGAACTCATCCGCGTTCACGATCCAGACAGTAGCATTTTCCGGATTGCTGACCATCGTCGCTCCGAAAAGGGCCTGTTCCCAATATCCCAGTTCGGGCTTACTGAAACCGAGAAACGCCACCCGGTCGACTTCTTGAATCGGCAACAACCACCGCCAACCAAATTGGAAATCCAATTCAGCCAGCATCTTCCGCGTTGCATTTCTCTGCCACAATCCAGTAGGCCATCGACAGATACTCTCGGAAAGGCCAGTTAATCCTGTTCCACAAAATCTCTAAAACTCTTCCGATACGACTGCGACACTTCGGAAGGTGATATAATACTTTCACAACACGAAAACCAGCTTCGTTTAGAAGTTTCGAGGCATTACGAATGCTAAATGCATATATATGAGTACCATCAAAGTAATCCATTCTTAGTAAATCTCGGTAGATATTCCTCTCGATAGGCAAACCAAGCACGAGCGTCCCCCCTTTCCGGAGCACTCGTGAAATTTCGCGTAGCGCTGCAATAGGGCACGCAAGATGTTCCATGACATGCGAAAAAAGTACGCCTTCAAATTCATTTACATAGATCTGTGCCATTCCTGTCATAACATCAGCGTTGATAACCTCGAAACCACAGGCCCGAGCTGCTCCCGCCAACACCGGAATTTGCTCAATACCCACAGATCCTGCGGCAAATTGCCGGAGATAAAGGCCGTCTGAACACCCCACATCGAGAACGCGCTTACCTATTAAATAGGGATACACCAAAACCCAAGAACTCATTTCTCCGAATTTTCTTTCAAGGCGAGCCGTCGCGTAATGCTCATATTGGGAAATCATGCGGTTTAATCCCCAATTAGATTTTTAGATTCTACGTTTGAGATTTCGACGGCCAAACTCTATCTGTAACTCCTTCAATAGTCGGTCTCGCACATCTTCAGGCGTTCCCTCCGTCGAAATCAGAATCGCACGGGCCTCACGCTGAGCAAGATCGCGAAGAGAATTGACTTGGCGAGTGATCTCGGCAAGAGGCAATTCCTGCTTGCGAGCCATAATTGTGTGCAAGTCCGCATGGAGGCACAAAACCACGTCCGGCTTGGGGATAAGGCTTAGGAACCAATCGACGACTCGCCCCCTGATCCCGATCCGAAACCGCCGCGGATCCAGAGCCATGTCGTAGCAATACCGGTCGAACAGGATCACCGTCGGACTCTTCGCAACCTTGGGGCGCAACAAGAGCCAGTAACCAAGCACATAATCCGCCGTGAGATACAGCAACCTGAAAACCGACCCAAATACCCCCGAGGGCGTGGAGCCATGGGGATCGAGCACAGGTCCCGTTTGCCCAACCTGCTTGCCCTTCAATCGAGCCAGTGGCGGTAACAGGCCGGGGCGCAGATGCTTGATTTGTAGCGCACCGTGGGTAGCGTCCTTGAGCACTGGTTCAATGGCAGAAATCACGGTGGACTTTCCCACCCCATCCACACCCAGCACGGCAATGACCACCCCGGATGGACAAAGGTAACGTCTAACCTTGGCCCATTCATGTAATAGTCGGTTCCCAAGATACGAAACAGGAGATTTTTTCATGCTCTGCCAGAAAAGCGCACGGCGCAAGGCCTTCGCCTGCGCCACCACATGTGCCGAATCCTTGACCTCAAGGATTATCTCGCGCAGTAGGGCCAAACCCCGTTCACCCAATGGCCGGAGGATTCGATTCAGCCTGGCCCAATCACCCCGAACTGCCCGGTCCGCATCTCTCAGGTATCGCTCCGGCATGTGGTCGTTGTTGAGCACTTCCTTAAGCACCCCAAGCACTGCCGCCAAATCCGAGGTTAGTACCTGTACGCCGTTATATACGCGCTGGAATTCGCAAATATGCTCCATTTCGATGACATCAGCGCCCCTGAACGAATACCCGACGTTTACATCAATGCGGAGTCCCCACCACGATTCGATTCCAGTTTGGTTGAGCCCAAACGCGAAGACCTTGAAAAACCCGAGCGTTGAGGAGCATCCGATGGCAACACCATTTGACCGTTCGATCGAACGGAACAGGATATCCCGCAAGGTTTCTTGATCACCCGGCGTAACCAGAATATCAAGATCGCTCCCGTCCGCACTGTGGGGAAGAGAGGCGTAGTTGCGCATGACGGCATATCGAACTCCCGCCGCGTTCAGGGCACAAAAGAACGCGTTTAGAAAGTAACCCTCAGGGGAGGCCTGCTGCAAACGCCCAACCATTAAATCCATCAAGACGTTCCGTCCGCGTCCTGCATCACCGCTTGCAGCAAGGAAACAAAGCCATCAACAGCCTCTTGAAAGGTTGTCAACATAAGGGAAGGACGCGGCTTTACTAAACTGGAAGTGGCAAGGGGCGCTGTTCGCAAGAGCCATGCGTGAATAGCAGACTGCAACTTAATCTGGTCGGAAGCATTCACCACCGTTCCATTCACACCATCTTGAATCAGCACACGTGCACCAGCCCGATCGGAACATACCACCGGCATGCCGGCCAAAAGGGCTTCGTTTACAACAGCGCCAAATGTTTCGAACTGCGAAGCCAGCACGAACAGCCCACCAAGTAGATACCAGGCTAATAGTGACTCACCCTCCAACCGCCCAGTAAAGATAGTTTTTTTTATAATGCCGGAAGACTTCGCAAGAGCCTGTAATCTGCCTCTCTCTGGCCCTTCACCTACCAGAACAAGCATCGCATCCGGTATTGAGGCTTGGAGAACTGCAAATGCCTCCACAAGTCGGTCCACACGTTTTTCTGGCGCCAAACGGCCCACAAAAAGAATTACCCGCTTCCCCACAAGTCCATGTGTTGCTGCGTATGATCTGGATATTTCCATTGACTGTGTTAATTTGTTCTTGAAATATTCCTCATCGTGGACGATCGGTGAAACACCAATGGGCACCTTCACACCATACCGCATTCGATAATGCTCAGCGGTTTCTTTCGATAACACGATTAGACCATCAATTCTTGGCAGAACATATTGGCGGAGAAACCTCCTAACCGGCTTATCCGATAAAACTGACTCCGGATTATCGTCGGTCCATACAACATGGCGGAACGAAGTTTTACTTGCCCACCGGTTTGTCACAACTGTCAAAGTTGTGTCTGAAAACTCCTGCGTTACAACGATATCCGGCCGAAACCGCCTTATCTCACGCCAAACCCCAAAGCGAATCATCCTTTTCATAAAGGTTATTCCACTTGTTAAATAACTGTGATCCGCCTTGAGTTCACTTCGAAGTCGCTCTTGGTCAAATTTCTGGCTTAGCAAATTTTTTCGCAGGAAAATCAGTTTCAACAAACACCGACCGGAAAGAGCGTTAAATAAATGAAGGCGGTAGGGGGGTAATGCTGGATGAAATATAAGAACGCGCAATGCCTAGAAGATCTCGATCTCTTGAATTTTTATCCTTGGAATCAAAGTTTGCCTAAATTATCAAGCGGAAGATGCTGGATTTCCACAATGAATGCTATGAACATGAAAATCGTCCAGGAAAGGTTTCGAGGGTTCATGATCGTACTCTCCGTGAGATTATAAGCAAGAAAAGCCAACAGATATGGGAAAAATATCGCCCATGCATTCCTCTGGATTGCAGATATATTCGGTATATTACGAATAACCTTCCACAAAGCAATAAGAAACAATAGAACAGCTGTGATCCCGCCACGCACAGCGAGATCAAGGAACCCATTGTGTGAATTCAACAATCTAATACTGTTGGTTCCCCCTGCAGTGTCATCGAATCCATGACCCAGCCATAATTTCTGGGTAATCAACTGTATTGCTGAAGTCCATAGTTTGGTCCTCCCGGTATAACTCTCCGACCTGCCAAGCAGGTGATTCATGCCCACAGGGCTTAAATCTTCCCATGCATTCCCCCAAAAAAATAGTAAAAGAACGAACACCAGAGTCATGAAGAAGAAGAAAATTGAAAATAGGGTTTTACTGGAACCCATGTGTGAATAGCGGATCATAAAATACCCAACACTTAGCCCTAATACCGTACAAATCAAAGCAGTCTTGCTTTGGGTCCCAATCAATGAAATAACAGTTAATAACAATAACACTATCAAGACAAATTTTTTCCTATATCTCTTGAGCAGGCATGTCATTCCAAGGGCCCATGCAGCAGTGAATGATATCTGCCCTAATACGTTCGAATTCGAAGTTAAACCACGCCAGCGACCGTGGAGTTCTATTGAAACTTGTGGAATCGCCAGCACGGCAATCATGCTAAGCAGGACATTCAGACCAAGTGCATACCCAAGGAAACGTACGAGAAGTGCTGGTTCATTGCGATACGACAAGGCTGCTGATAGAGCGATCATCAGGACTCCTACGGTGTGCCCGAAATTTATACAAGCCTTCCAGGGTGAATTGGACCAAAATGCACTGAAGCCAACCAATAGCGTTAGAGCAACCAGAGGCCACTGTCTCATAAAGACATACAAGGCCTTTGAACGATATTTCAAAATGGCAACAATCGCGAGCAGATAAAGTCCACCATGGACAAAGATATAAACGAGGGTCTTATCGTCTCCCACTTTAGAAACGAACTGTTCTGTAAATTGCTGTTGAGCGGGAAGCTCCCCGCTGATTGGGAGCCCGTATAGTAATGCAGCTAATAAGAAGGGCCAAGCAGCCCAGTGCACGAAAAAAGAAGAACGGATCACATCACTATTTTCCTGCGGTATCTGCACGATATTCAATCTTCTCGGTAACGGCGTGAATCATATTCCCGGAAATAATTATTCGAAAAAATGACTGCCCATTGTCCCGCTGAAGCACAAAGCCTTACACAGATAGCGACAAAGAAGCGGTAAGAAACAAGCCTGGATGCCGGGAGCAATAACGCGGCGCAAATTACTTGCATTCCTTGGCGCCCAAGCCATAGAATTTTCTTCCACAAAGGGTAACGCGTTACAAATACTCGATAGAAGCTTTGCCCTCCTCTGAACCCGCGCTGGCAGACCCATTTGAGGGTCAATCGCTCCATCGGGATGCATTCATGAACCATGGCCTCGTCGCACCAGACTAGTTTTTTGCCTGAGAGATGCAACCGGAAGAAAAAATCCGAGTCTTCACCACCGGTAAGCCCAAAAACCGGGTCAAATTCCTGAGGAGGGGAACCGAGAGCTATACGACGGACGAGAGCATTGCATGTTCCGCCGGATAAGAGAGATTGCCCCGTTGGCCGGCGATAACACTTAAAAGCACGGGATTTCTTGGCCCACGCCGGTGCGTCTTGAGGAAGGATTTTGAATACCGGGCCGAATACAGCGTCCGCCTGATGACCTTCCATGGTTTCAAGGAGTGCGGACAACCATTCCCGCAGAACGATTTCGTCGTCATCCACAAAGGCAATGTAGTCCGCCTGGACATGCCTTAGAGCACGATTGCGGGCCAGAGATATGCTTTGCAGCGGCTCCAATTCGTATACCAGTTCTGCTGGCGAGCTTTTTTGAAATCCTTCAACGACCGGGCGGGCGCTTCCATGCTTGTCATTATCCACGACTATAACGCGCATCCGGATGCCGTCGAGATCTTGCCTGAACAGGGAATCAAGAAGGCCTGCAAGCAATTCCGGTCGCTTGTAGGTCGCCACGCACACGTCAACCGCATGCATGCTTTTTTTCATCCTTCAAGATCATTCTCCACAGCAGGATTGCCAGGCACAGGTCACCGATTCCTGTACCGAGGATGGCACCGGAAACGCCCCACCACCGAATCAGGATGACAGCAACGGCAATTGAAACGGTAGCGCTGAAAGCGTTTACGATCATGAGAGCGCGAAACTTCTTCACAACTTGCATCAACGTCCCGGCGCCATCACGAAGCAATTGAAAGAGTAGAACCAGACACCAAACCAAAACGAAAGGCGTGATGTTCTTATATTTCTCCCCCAGCAACATAGGTGCGACGGTACCGGCAAAACTCATCATGCAAAACGAATATATCGTCGCCAAAGCAAAGAGTCCCGCCGTTATAGTTATACCTGACCGAGTCACCTTGCTCCTGTCCCGTACCCGTAACTCCGCAAGGCGCGGCATGGTAACCTGGTTGATCGCTGGCAACAGGAGCGTAAAGGGCACAATAAAAAGTCTTGCCGCGTTTGCGAACCCCACTCCCGCCGGCCCCAGTGTAAACGCAATAACGTAAGTGTATGTCTGCGACTGGATCCATGTAACCGACACTCCACCAAGCGCCCATCTCCCGCCAACCCAAGCTTCCTGAAAATCTCGAATAATGGCTCTCCAAGAAATATTGCCCAGAGGCAACTTGGCTATTGCAAGTGCTGTAATAGCCCCTGCGATCTGGCCCCCCGTGAAAATCCATAAGATACCCTCGACATTCAGCGTCCACCCTGACAGGTGATAAAAGGCAAGCATTCCCGCTACGGTTACCGCAATTGCGCTGTTCGTCGCCAGAGCACGAGGTTCCGAAGCGGCGATATAGGCTTGACGAACGAAAAACTCCTTGATCAGCAACGCCACTGAAGACGCACCCACTGCTATGGCGAGATGCTCTTTCCCTGCTATCCAAGGCAAAAAGAAGGGGCCGAAAAGCAAGGTGACACAGAGAAGAACAAGGGTAGCGGCTGCGAAAAGCAATACTACCAATAGGACACGAGTCGCGTAAGGTAAACGATCTTCAATGGGTTTGTCCGGTGAATTGACAACCATTTGGGTCAGGAACATGGCATTCCCGAACCCTGTGTAAAGAAGACAGAGCGACATGCCGATCCCATAGATTCCGAAATCCTTCGGGGACAGCACACGCACCATATATAAACCGAGCAGGAAATTTGTAGCACTGCTGATTGCCTGGGTGATTATACTGATGGATATCGACTTGCTGAACATTTTCACTTGAACTTTCACTGAATTTAGCCCGCCCAGCGATCTGAAGATAGATACATACGAGTTATTCATAAACGATGTTATCTGCGGCCCAGCATGGAATGTTTTCGAACATCATCGATTGCTTCCCTAAAACCCTCCCACTGCAATGTTGGAATCGGCTCCTTCAAGTTAGGATAAGCCATCACATGCGGGCGCCAATTAACCTCCGCCCAATCATCCCAACAATCTCCACTTTGATAAGCGTAATTGCATACCCCACGATAACCATTTTCTATCAGCGATAGACCGTAGTTGGTCCTATATGCCCCAGGGGTTTCCATTCCAGCTTGTGGGGTGGTATAAGCCCACGGTGTTACATTTACACATGTGGGGGTATTGTCACCTTCACAAAATGTAGATTTAACCCGATATTTCCCCGGTATGATGGCAACATCCAGCAAGCCTTCCATACTGGAGGCTGTTTTCAAGGAACAGGCCACGAAATTTTTCATCCCTAATTGGTGCGGTATTTCGAATGTTTTACGGTTCGACACCAGCCCTGAATAATCTTGCTCATCCTTGTTATACACAAATACTTCTGTAAACCCCTGTCCTTCGGCCAAGCGTTTGAGTGCAAACATTTTTCGCGAATATTCTGCTTCATCCTGTGAACCGCCGAGCTTCCAATCGACGAAAAGAAGCCGCTTCGTATTAAAACCTGCGCGTCGCATGGCTTCAAGAACCGGCTTTAACCTTGATAAATCCGGCTCCCCGGATTTATCTTTTCGGTATTCATAATCCAACGCCACATTGGTGAGTCCGTGTGCGCGCATATCGCGAAACTCGGCTTCCAACTGTTGCTCCGTTTTTTCTCGCGCCAAGAGTCCCTTGTTGAGAGGTTCAAACCGCGCCATATAAAAAAGAGCATACTCAATGGGTGGGTCGGGAATAACTCTTTGATCAACCTCCAGGGAAACCGGCAGGATCGCCATCATCTTCCGGCCTCCCACTATGAAACCCAACTGGATCTTTCCGTTGTATCTCCCCGATTTGCAGTCCTTTGGCACCTGGAAGGTAAACCACAGTTGCTGATTCGTCCTGGCAGGAACATCGAAGGGGAGCAAT includes these proteins:
- a CDS encoding WecB/TagA/CpsF family glycosyltransferase, with the protein product MELFGYRISAAGLESDVAEALSWVKNHDAVRYMATANPHSLVVASKDVAFRTALQQADILIPDGTGILMATRVLDTSPPVREKVAGTDFFLRFTELAERVGGLKYFFLGSSENVLSLIRSRIARDYPGIEVCGTYSPPFRERFSDEENQQMLDVIRAARPDVLWVGLTAPKQEKWIFENRSKLDVPFMGAIGAVFDFYAGTKVRSSLYWQKLGLEWLPRFFREPGRLWERNVKSTPIFLIWVVREKIRRVFSAGKREE
- a CDS encoding glycosyltransferase family 4 protein, which translates into the protein MKILLAHNYYGSTAPSGENQVFEIERDLLRQRGHKVLEYVRHSDEIRSKGFFGEVKGALSTPWNPWAARALQRVVYGFQPDVVHVHNTFPLLSPAIFHAIGTRVPMVLTLHNYRLFCPAAIPIRAGRVCTECLDTQSVWPAVRYGCYRNSRLSTLPLAFSVALHRNLGTWTRHVDAFIALTKFQRKTMVEAGLPAERVHVKPNFIPGNFNQTPGKDRGKYAVFVGRLSLEKGVRTLLSAWRSVHGLPLRILGDGPFRGELEAQVRAQGINAEFLGGVHRDEVLSVVSGACLQIVPSECYEGFPMVILEAYACGTPVVASRIGSLAEIVLDGETGLHFEAGDPVGLAQRVNHLVERPELARRMGMKAREIFLEKYTAEKNLEMLMGIYSRAREDFEKRKRH
- a CDS encoding glycosyltransferase, which gives rise to MELNQRLKVLVVAYACSPFRGSEPGVGWGFVSALARCHDLWVIVEEEKFREDIERNLMADPQLGRSVRFFFVRKQRNRLLRKFWPPSYYWYYRRWHEDAYHLAQELHREVGFDLVHQLTMVGFREPGYMSKLGIPFVWGPVGGMGLFPWKFMHVVGWYGSIYCVGYNLYNWFQMKNLSRPREAARVAGIGLITATPENRDGALKYWGCRSSVICEVGLPREPVINIPERTKGEPFRLVWVGQHIPRKALNLGLGALGRLPDDVDWEIHILGAGPRMVHWQRLANRLGIASRCLFHGKVTRDKVLDIMGTAHTMLITSLRDLTSTVTVEALAMGLPIICLDHCGFADVVDESCGIKIPVTTPNRTIDAMAQAIERLARDEQRRRELARGALRRSLDFSWEEKAICLDRIYRAKVAGCNSPGDVPIRYESLSR
- a CDS encoding aminoglycoside phosphotransferase family protein encodes the protein MLAELDFQFGWRWLLPIQEVDRVAFLGFSKPELGYWEQALFGATMVSNPENATVWIVNADEFPVGDRADLGKVGAICVVGRGSSVTAWYRRLAGQYPVVREYGLMSPRNPRVVVPLSSPSHISSALSIHRPGRLLARIGVIVLKGLAAGGILRPLRARSLCIAIKNLSTLPQGARLAGFDLDPPVGHEAFALYLGTPDDNRKTVVLSLGCGPQLVLKCGETPKAHAALRNEAAALVVLSRTPLAGQVPALLGVVEQGGMITLHLEYRPRQRVSANRLMQAAADFLVELSRIHQKYMPLSEILEHSELITCGNARQRGWLAYAEVRVRLEALARGGLYIWGNRIHGDFAPWNCEWTKEGFFVFDWEESREWGMALTDAFYFMVARAVHVSRFPGPRNTAAKAMNFARDVALKADVPIEDISVYWALWLLQRTSQQPAPLYHSLLEGLAVRWN
- a CDS encoding class I SAM-dependent methyltransferase, whose product is MISQYEHYATARLERKFGEMSSWVLVYPYLIGKRVLDVGCSDGLYLRQFAAGSVGIEQIPVLAGAARACGFEVINADVMTGMAQIYVNEFEGVLFSHVMEHLACPIAALREISRVLRKGGTLVLGLPIERNIYRDLLRMDYFDGTHIYAFSIRNASKLLNEAGFRVVKVLYHLPKCRSRIGRVLEILWNRINWPFREYLSMAYWIVAEKCNAEDAG
- a CDS encoding glycosyltransferase: MKLIFLRKNLLSQKFDQERLRSELKADHSYLTSGITFMKRMIRFGVWREIRRFRPDIVVTQEFSDTTLTVVTNRWASKTSFRHVVWTDDNPESVLSDKPVRRFLRQYVLPRIDGLIVLSKETAEHYRMRYGVKVPIGVSPIVHDEEYFKNKLTQSMEISRSYAATHGLVGKRVILFVGRLAPEKRVDRLVEAFAVLQASIPDAMLVLVGEGPERGRLQALAKSSGIIKKTIFTGRLEGESLLAWYLLGGLFVLASQFETFGAVVNEALLAGMPVVCSDRAGARVLIQDGVNGTVVNASDQIKLQSAIHAWLLRTAPLATSSLVKPRPSLMLTTFQEAVDGFVSLLQAVMQDADGTS
- a CDS encoding O-antigen ligase family protein, which encodes MQIPQENSDVIRSSFFVHWAAWPFLLAALLYGLPISGELPAQQQFTEQFVSKVGDDKTLVYIFVHGGLYLLAIVAILKYRSKALYVFMRQWPLVALTLLVGFSAFWSNSPWKACINFGHTVGVLMIALSAALSYRNEPALLVRFLGYALGLNVLLSMIAVLAIPQVSIELHGRWRGLTSNSNVLGQISFTAAWALGMTCLLKRYRKKFVLIVLLLLTVISLIGTQSKTALICTVLGLSVGYFMIRYSHMGSSKTLFSIFFFFMTLVFVLLLFFWGNAWEDLSPVGMNHLLGRSESYTGRTKLWTSAIQLITQKLWLGHGFDDTAGGTNSIRLLNSHNGFLDLAVRGGITAVLLFLIALWKVIRNIPNISAIQRNAWAIFFPYLLAFLAYNLTESTIMNPRNLSWTIFMFIAFIVEIQHLPLDNLGKL
- a CDS encoding glycosyltransferase gives rise to the protein MKKSMHAVDVCVATYKRPELLAGLLDSLFRQDLDGIRMRVIVVDNDKHGSARPVVEGFQKSSPAELVYELEPLQSISLARNRALRHVQADYIAFVDDDEIVLREWLSALLETMEGHQADAVFGPVFKILPQDAPAWAKKSRAFKCYRRPTGQSLLSGGTCNALVRRIALGSPPQEFDPVFGLTGGEDSDFFFRLHLSGKKLVWCDEAMVHECIPMERLTLKWVCQRGFRGGQSFYRVFVTRYPLWKKILWLGRQGMQVICAALLLPASRLVSYRFFVAICVRLCASAGQWAVIFSNNYFREYDSRRYRED
- a CDS encoding polysaccharide biosynthesis C-terminal domain-containing protein, which encodes MFSKSISISIITQAISSATNFLLGLYMVRVLSPKDFGIYGIGMSLCLLYTGFGNAMFLTQMVVNSPDKPIEDRLPYATRVLLVVLLFAAATLVLLCVTLLFGPFFLPWIAGKEHLAIAVGASSVALLIKEFFVRQAYIAASEPRALATNSAIAVTVAGMLAFYHLSGWTLNVEGILWIFTGGQIAGAITALAIAKLPLGNISWRAIIRDFQEAWVGGRWALGGVSVTWIQSQTYTYVIAFTLGPAGVGFANAARLFIVPFTLLLPAINQVTMPRLAELRVRDRSKVTRSGITITAGLFALATIYSFCMMSFAGTVAPMLLGEKYKNITPFVLVWCLVLLFQLLRDGAGTLMQVVKKFRALMIVNAFSATVSIAVAVILIRWWGVSGAILGTGIGDLCLAILLWRMILKDEKKHACG